A window from Mycolicibacterium tokaiense encodes these proteins:
- a CDS encoding molybdopterin-dependent oxidoreductase, which translates to MSTSPPGAEQRITYCRICEPMCGLIATVADGRLVSLRPDHDHPLSRGRACPKGIAFTDVQNDPDRVLEPLRRRQDGTFEQVSWDEALADIAARLSTIITNHGGHSVGQYFGNPAAFGYATSLWPGVFMARIGSRHLYSAGSQDINSRFVASKLLYGAASQLPFPDLPRTHFLFMLGANPLVSHGSALRAPRIKDDLADIVRRGGRVVVVDPRRTETARQYEHVQVRPDSDAWLLLSMLQVVFADGLESREVVEHQAVGLDGLAGLCAPFPPEQTAARTGVPAETVRALARDFASAPSASAYGRTGACLGTHGTLVSFLLDALTAVTGNLDRAGGTLMSHPVIPLEELGERLGSFSYDSMRSRIGNLPDVNGTFPAALMADEITTPGPGQMRALFVVAGNPVLSVPNSAALEAAVGQLELFVSFDLYVNETNRLAHYILPGTTMLERDDLPIAFAACSPTLFVQSTDAVLAPYGQARPEWQVYAELARRMRLSLLATGPLERFNAVLAWLERRGLLRMTPRAMMGVLLRLGPYGDRFGLRRRGLNLRTLAAHPHGIVLADHAPTGVLAKVVRLPGSKVRLDPPQIADEVRRLPAGVPVDPAFPLLLIGIREMRSQNSWMHNSPTLMKGDRQQRARINPADAAAAAIADGGQVRIVSNQGAIVATVLVTDEVPAGTVAVPQGWGHRGGGWQLANERPGANVNELTSNQPQDLEKLAGMAVLNGVPVRLESVPS; encoded by the coding sequence ATGTCGACATCGCCGCCAGGAGCCGAGCAGCGGATCACCTACTGCCGTATCTGTGAACCGATGTGCGGTCTGATCGCCACCGTCGCCGACGGCCGGCTGGTGTCCCTGCGCCCCGATCACGACCACCCGCTCTCACGCGGCCGGGCGTGTCCGAAAGGCATCGCCTTCACCGACGTGCAGAACGACCCCGACCGGGTGCTCGAACCGCTGCGCAGACGCCAGGACGGCACCTTCGAACAGGTCAGCTGGGACGAGGCCCTGGCCGACATCGCCGCCCGGTTGTCGACGATCATCACCAACCACGGCGGGCACAGCGTCGGACAGTACTTCGGCAATCCGGCCGCGTTCGGCTACGCCACCAGCCTGTGGCCCGGAGTGTTCATGGCCCGCATCGGCTCACGGCATCTGTACTCGGCCGGCTCGCAGGACATCAACAGCCGGTTCGTGGCCAGCAAGCTGCTCTACGGCGCGGCCAGTCAGCTGCCGTTCCCGGACCTGCCCCGCACCCATTTCCTGTTCATGCTGGGGGCCAATCCGCTTGTCTCCCATGGCAGTGCGTTACGGGCGCCGCGCATCAAGGACGACCTGGCCGACATCGTGCGCCGCGGCGGCCGGGTGGTGGTGGTCGATCCCCGCCGCACCGAGACCGCGCGTCAGTACGAGCACGTGCAGGTCCGCCCGGATTCCGACGCCTGGCTGCTGCTGTCGATGCTGCAGGTGGTGTTCGCCGACGGTCTCGAATCCCGCGAGGTCGTCGAGCACCAGGCCGTCGGCCTCGACGGGCTGGCCGGGCTGTGCGCGCCGTTCCCGCCGGAGCAGACCGCCGCGCGGACCGGAGTGCCCGCCGAGACGGTGCGCGCGCTGGCGCGGGACTTCGCGTCGGCGCCGTCGGCATCGGCCTACGGCCGCACCGGTGCCTGCCTCGGCACGCACGGCACCCTGGTGAGTTTTCTGCTCGACGCGTTGACCGCGGTCACCGGCAATCTCGACCGCGCCGGCGGCACCCTGATGTCGCACCCGGTGATCCCGCTGGAAGAGCTCGGGGAGCGGCTCGGCAGCTTCAGCTACGACTCCATGCGCTCGCGGATCGGCAATCTGCCCGACGTCAACGGCACCTTTCCCGCCGCTCTGATGGCCGACGAGATCACCACCCCGGGGCCGGGGCAGATGCGGGCACTGTTCGTGGTCGCGGGCAATCCGGTGCTGTCTGTGCCGAACAGCGCTGCGCTGGAGGCCGCTGTAGGTCAGCTCGAGCTCTTCGTCTCATTCGACCTGTACGTCAACGAGACCAACCGGCTGGCCCATTACATCCTGCCGGGTACCACCATGCTCGAACGCGACGACCTGCCGATCGCCTTCGCGGCGTGTTCGCCGACGTTGTTCGTGCAGTCCACCGATGCCGTGCTGGCACCCTACGGGCAGGCCAGGCCGGAATGGCAGGTGTATGCCGAACTGGCCCGCCGGATGCGGCTGTCCCTGTTGGCGACGGGACCGTTGGAACGGTTCAACGCCGTGCTGGCATGGCTGGAGCGCCGTGGGCTCCTGCGGATGACACCCCGGGCCATGATGGGGGTGCTGCTGCGGCTGGGCCCCTACGGCGATCGGTTCGGGCTGCGGCGACGCGGACTGAACCTGCGCACGTTGGCCGCCCACCCGCACGGAATCGTGTTGGCCGACCATGCCCCCACCGGGGTGCTGGCGAAGGTGGTGCGCCTGCCCGGAAGCAAGGTGCGTCTGGATCCCCCGCAGATCGCCGACGAGGTGCGGCGGCTGCCCGCAGGGGTGCCCGTCGACCCCGCATTCCCGTTGCTGCTCATCGGAATTCGCGAGATGCGGTCACAGAACAGCTGGATGCACAACAGCCCGACGTTGATGAAGGGGGACCGGCAGCAGCGGGCCAGGATCAATCCCGCCGACGCCGCAGCCGCCGCGATCGCTGACGGCGGGCAGGTGCGCATCGTGTCGAATCAGGGGGCCATCGTGGCCACGGTTCTGGTGACCGACGAGGTACCCGCCGGCACCGTCGCGGTGCCCCAAGGCTGGGGCCACCGCGGCGGCGGATGGCAGTTGGCGAATGAGAGGCCGGGCGCCAACGTCAACGAACTGACGTCCAATCAGCCCCAGGATCTCGAGAAATTGGCCGGTATGGCCGTACTCAACGGCGTGCCGGTCCGGTTGGAATCAGTGCCGAGCTAG
- a CDS encoding DUF808 domain-containing protein yields MSAGLFGLLDDVAAIARLAAASVDDIGAAAGRATAKAAGVVIDDTAVTPQYVQGIEPARELPIIKRIAIGSLRNKLVFILPAALLLSQFAPFLLTPILMLGATYLCYEGAEKVWGTISGHGGHAAPVAAQGEDAEKFMVTGAIRTDFILSAEIMVIALNEVADQSFFPRLIILVVVALVITAVVYGVVAGIVKMDDVGLHLTRRSSSFAQKVGRGLVAAMPKLLATLSVVGTVAMLWVGGHILLVGVDELGWHAPYALVHHAEEAVHHIAGIGAVLAWLINTAASAVIGTVVGAVVVAVMSVLPFGKHAKHA; encoded by the coding sequence ATGAGCGCCGGTCTGTTCGGGCTGTTGGACGATGTTGCCGCGATCGCCCGTCTGGCGGCCGCATCGGTGGACGACATCGGGGCTGCCGCCGGCCGCGCCACCGCGAAGGCGGCGGGGGTGGTGATCGACGACACGGCCGTGACGCCGCAGTACGTGCAAGGCATCGAACCGGCGCGCGAACTGCCGATCATCAAGCGGATCGCGATCGGCTCGCTGCGCAACAAGCTGGTGTTCATCCTCCCGGCGGCCCTGCTGTTGAGCCAGTTCGCCCCATTCCTGCTGACCCCGATCCTGATGCTGGGTGCGACCTACCTGTGCTACGAGGGCGCCGAGAAGGTGTGGGGCACGATCTCCGGCCACGGCGGCCACGCGGCACCGGTGGCGGCCCAGGGTGAGGACGCCGAGAAGTTCATGGTCACCGGGGCCATCCGCACCGACTTCATCCTGTCCGCCGAGATCATGGTCATCGCCCTCAACGAGGTCGCCGACCAGTCGTTCTTCCCGAGGTTGATCATCCTGGTGGTCGTCGCACTGGTCATCACGGCCGTGGTGTACGGCGTGGTCGCCGGCATCGTGAAGATGGACGACGTGGGACTGCACCTGACCCGGCGCAGTTCGTCGTTCGCGCAGAAGGTGGGCCGGGGCCTGGTGGCCGCGATGCCGAAGCTGTTGGCGACGCTGTCGGTGGTCGGCACGGTCGCGATGCTGTGGGTAGGCGGTCACATCCTGCTGGTGGGCGTCGACGAGCTCGGCTGGCACGCCCCGTATGCGCTGGTGCACCACGCCGAAGAGGCGGTACACCACATCGCGGGTATCGGTGCGGTGCTGGCCTGGTTGATCAACACCGCAGCCTCGGCGGTGATCGGCACGGTGGTGGGCGCCGTGGTGGTCGCGGTCATGAGCGTGCTGCCGTTCGGCAAGCACGCCAAACACGCCTGA
- a CDS encoding LysR family transcriptional regulator ArgP — translation MAPAPDARLGADQLAALAAVIEFGSFDTAADHLHVTPSAVSQRIKALEQRVGQVLVVREKPCRATAAGVPLLRLAAQTALLEAEALAETAGGAAHRTRVAIAVNADSMSTWFTAVLTGLPDVLLDIRIEDQDHSARLLREGEVMGAVTTERTPVSGCRVQPLGVMRYVPVSSPEFMARHLPDGFTRDAASQAPSLAWNRDDALQDMLLRKVFRRTIGRPVHYVPTADGFGAAALAGLGWGMYPEHLAASALADGSFVRISRAHLDVPLYWQCWKLDSATVTAITAAVRAAAAPALR, via the coding sequence ATGGCACCGGCTCCTGACGCTCGCCTGGGCGCCGATCAGCTGGCCGCACTGGCAGCGGTGATCGAGTTCGGCAGCTTCGACACCGCCGCTGACCACCTGCACGTCACACCGTCGGCGGTGAGCCAGCGGATAAAGGCCCTGGAGCAGCGGGTCGGGCAAGTACTGGTGGTCCGGGAGAAACCCTGTCGCGCCACCGCCGCCGGCGTGCCGCTGCTGCGGCTGGCCGCACAGACCGCGCTCTTGGAAGCCGAGGCGCTGGCCGAGACCGCGGGCGGTGCGGCGCACCGCACCAGGGTGGCCATCGCCGTCAACGCCGACTCCATGTCCACCTGGTTCACCGCTGTGCTGACCGGGCTGCCCGACGTGCTGCTGGACATCCGCATCGAGGACCAGGACCACTCGGCACGGCTGCTGCGTGAAGGGGAGGTGATGGGGGCGGTGACCACCGAGCGCACACCGGTGTCCGGCTGCCGGGTGCAGCCGCTCGGCGTGATGCGCTACGTCCCGGTGTCCAGCCCCGAGTTCATGGCACGCCACCTCCCGGACGGGTTCACCCGCGACGCGGCGTCACAGGCACCCTCTCTGGCGTGGAACCGTGATGACGCCCTGCAGGACATGCTGCTGCGCAAGGTTTTTCGTCGGACGATCGGTCGCCCGGTGCACTACGTTCCGACCGCCGACGGTTTCGGGGCGGCGGCCCTGGCCGGGCTGGGCTGGGGGATGTATCCCGAACATCTCGCCGCGTCCGCCCTGGCCGACGGCTCCTTCGTGCGGATCTCGCGCGCCCACTTGGACGTCCCGCTGTACTGGCAGTGCTGGAAGCTCGACAGCGCCACCGTCACCGCCATCACCGCCGCCGTTCGCGCGGCGGCCGCCCCGGCGCTGCGCTGA
- a CDS encoding heme-binding protein — MSFSGKSARRRIAATAATCLFGGLAAATAVAPAASAAPDCSPAGVNGTVDSVTVAAQQYLAAHPGAGGVVSAAVTQPRDVAAANIRNYFTANPGEYYELRGILAPIGDTQRACNTTVLPPYLASAYEEFVAG; from the coding sequence ATGAGTTTCAGTGGCAAGTCCGCACGCCGGCGCATCGCCGCCACCGCTGCTACCTGCCTCTTCGGGGGGCTGGCTGCAGCAACCGCCGTCGCACCCGCGGCATCGGCGGCGCCGGACTGCAGCCCGGCCGGCGTCAACGGCACCGTCGACTCGGTGACGGTGGCGGCACAGCAGTATCTGGCCGCCCACCCCGGCGCCGGGGGCGTGGTGTCTGCGGCCGTGACGCAGCCGCGGGATGTGGCTGCGGCCAACATCCGCAACTACTTCACCGCCAACCCCGGGGAGTACTACGAGTTGCGCGGCATCCTGGCGCCCATCGGTGACACTCAGCGTGCGTGCAATACGACGGTGCTGCCGCCGTATCTGGCCAGCGCCTACGAGGAGTTCGTCGCGGGCTGA
- a CDS encoding DMT family transporter: MAWVVLLVSAVLEAVWATALGQSQGFTQATAVVVFAVALVASLGGLGWAVREIPIGTAYAVWTGLGAALTVGYAVVSGTESASVWKLVFLSGIVACVAGLKLLPEERPTRRRTAAADRPRSDQPATNSS; the protein is encoded by the coding sequence ATGGCGTGGGTCGTGTTGCTCGTCAGTGCTGTCCTGGAAGCGGTGTGGGCCACGGCGCTCGGCCAGTCTCAGGGCTTCACCCAGGCGACCGCGGTGGTGGTCTTCGCGGTGGCACTGGTCGCCAGCCTCGGCGGCTTGGGTTGGGCGGTGCGCGAAATTCCGATAGGGACGGCCTATGCCGTGTGGACCGGGCTCGGTGCGGCACTCACCGTCGGCTATGCCGTGGTCAGCGGCACCGAGTCGGCCTCTGTGTGGAAGCTGGTGTTCCTCAGCGGAATTGTGGCCTGTGTGGCCGGATTGAAGCTGCTGCCCGAGGAGCGTCCGACCCGCCGCCGCACCGCGGCGGCGGATCGTCCGCGTTCGGATCAGCCCGCGACGAACTCCTCGTAG
- a CDS encoding DMT family transporter yields the protein MAWTILVLAGVLEAVWAVALAASDRFRRPVPVVVFLVAMALSMAGLAYAMTDLPTGTAYAVWVGIGASLTVLWGIVTGAERATAARSLLLLGLVGSVVGLKVVS from the coding sequence ATGGCGTGGACGATCCTGGTGCTGGCTGGAGTGCTGGAAGCCGTATGGGCGGTGGCCCTGGCCGCCTCCGACCGATTCCGGCGGCCCGTTCCCGTGGTGGTGTTCCTGGTCGCGATGGCGCTGAGCATGGCCGGTCTGGCCTATGCGATGACCGACCTGCCGACGGGCACCGCGTACGCGGTCTGGGTGGGAATCGGCGCCTCCCTCACGGTCCTGTGGGGCATCGTCACCGGCGCAGAACGTGCGACGGCGGCGCGCAGCCTGCTTCTACTCGGACTGGTCGGCAGCGTGGTCGGCCTGAAGGTGGTGAGCTGA
- a CDS encoding DUF2945 domain-containing protein: MSKELEKGDKVTWQSHGNTVEGTVEQKITSDTEAAGRTVRASSDDPQYRVTSDKSGNDAVHKPDALSKKSS, encoded by the coding sequence ATGAGCAAAGAGCTGGAAAAGGGCGACAAAGTCACGTGGCAGAGCCACGGCAACACGGTGGAGGGGACAGTCGAGCAGAAGATCACCTCGGACACCGAAGCCGCCGGCCGCACAGTCCGGGCCTCGTCGGACGATCCGCAGTACCGGGTGACGAGCGACAAGAGCGGCAATGACGCCGTGCACAAGCCGGACGCCCTGTCCAAGAAATCGAGCTGA
- a CDS encoding WhiB family transcriptional regulator, translating to MSEPPRALESVWEWQLQGRCRALPAHIFFPDDHRGQALREREEKAKRVCRGCPVLVTCREHALQLPERFGVWGAMTARERSRARRAQTDSRGA from the coding sequence ATGAGCGAGCCACCGAGGGCACTCGAATCAGTGTGGGAATGGCAGCTGCAGGGCCGGTGCCGCGCGCTCCCGGCCCACATCTTCTTCCCCGACGATCACCGGGGCCAGGCCCTGCGGGAGCGCGAGGAAAAAGCGAAGCGGGTGTGCCGCGGTTGCCCGGTCCTGGTCACCTGTCGAGAGCACGCGCTCCAGCTGCCGGAGCGGTTCGGTGTGTGGGGAGCCATGACGGCACGTGAGCGTTCCCGGGCGCGCAGAGCGCAGACCGACAGCCGGGGCGCCTGA
- a CDS encoding Rv1733c family protein: MMRSFTLRCRWLFLALGRNPLVRATDRLEALAVLVVFAVALIAIPFASQAGDDAYDARLQMIDQQMRTTNHIAATAVGGTAMAAGRYNRPGPVRVQWKDGTETRTALVSNPTPVAAGDTVTVWTNSAGEVVSAPETPQQARAIASGRAWTVWGSTVAFVALGAAAARFGLDRLRAQSWERELLLLAHNDDGWADQNS, translated from the coding sequence ATGATGCGATCGTTCACCCTGCGTTGTCGATGGCTCTTTCTCGCCCTCGGCCGCAACCCTTTGGTCCGTGCCACCGATCGCCTCGAAGCGCTGGCCGTGCTCGTGGTTTTCGCGGTCGCGCTGATCGCCATCCCGTTCGCGTCACAGGCGGGAGACGATGCCTACGACGCCCGCCTGCAGATGATCGACCAGCAGATGCGGACCACCAATCACATCGCGGCCACCGCCGTGGGCGGCACCGCCATGGCCGCCGGCAGGTACAACCGTCCCGGCCCGGTGCGCGTCCAGTGGAAAGACGGCACCGAGACCCGCACCGCCCTGGTCAGCAACCCCACCCCGGTCGCGGCCGGAGATACGGTCACCGTGTGGACCAATTCGGCCGGCGAGGTGGTCAGCGCCCCCGAAACTCCCCAGCAGGCGCGCGCCATCGCGTCCGGCCGCGCATGGACGGTGTGGGGCTCAACGGTCGCATTCGTCGCACTGGGCGCGGCCGCCGCTCGCTTCGGCCTCGACCGGCTGCGGGCTCAGTCCTGGGAGCGCGAATTGCTGCTGCTGGCCCACAACGATGACGGCTGGGCCGACCAGAACAGCTGA
- a CDS encoding type 1 glutamine amidotransferase domain-containing protein, with the protein MPNELSGRRIAILAADGVEKIELEQPRDAVRDAGGQVEVLSLSTEDIHAFNHDIEPAGTMSVDRAVGDARVEDYDGLILPGGTVNPDKLRLDESAVAFVRAFVQSGKPVAAICHGPWTLVEAQVVAGRTLTSYPSIRTDLRNAGATVVDQQVCIDGNVITSRSPEDLPAFCQAITDRFSGTPAHT; encoded by the coding sequence ATGCCGAATGAATTGTCAGGCCGCAGAATCGCCATTCTGGCCGCCGACGGAGTGGAGAAGATCGAACTGGAGCAGCCCCGCGACGCGGTACGCGACGCCGGCGGACAGGTCGAGGTGCTCTCGCTGAGTACCGAGGACATCCACGCGTTCAACCACGACATCGAGCCCGCGGGCACGATGTCGGTGGACCGTGCCGTCGGCGATGCGCGCGTGGAGGACTATGACGGGCTGATCCTGCCCGGGGGCACCGTGAATCCGGACAAGCTGCGACTGGATGAGTCGGCGGTGGCGTTCGTCCGAGCTTTCGTCCAGTCGGGTAAACCGGTGGCGGCCATCTGCCACGGTCCGTGGACGCTGGTGGAGGCGCAGGTGGTGGCGGGCCGGACCCTGACCTCGTACCCCAGCATCCGCACCGACCTGCGCAACGCCGGAGCCACCGTGGTGGACCAGCAGGTGTGCATCGACGGCAACGTCATCACCAGTCGGTCCCCGGAGGACCTGCCTGCGTTCTGCCAGGCGATCACCGACCGCTTTTCCGGCACGCCAGCGCACACCTGA
- a CDS encoding sensor histidine kinase, with product MWPRRARTLGRRETARPFPVRAAVSWFVVGSLVAIAVIMVGGFFVLRGVAIDEATQDTRERVRSEGRLVEAAGLRDGIRNGDPQALRQLDSVIRSQVLGDSIVRVKLWAQDGTILYSDEPALIGQRFTLGSEERELFDTGQVDAELSDLTQPENAYERREDRLLEAHTIVHTPDGTPLLFEIYQRFSAVSASGTRLLSALAPVLIGAVVVLLLFQVPLAYSMARRLQRGYRDREQLLANAIAASTGERRRIAAGLHDGVVQDLAGVAFGLAPLADAAARRGDEAEAGALRDAAVTLRNGIRDLRTLLVEIHPPNLHATGLHVALSDLLSPLQADGITTTLTIDEEFGDHPDDALLYRVAREAVHNARLHAAASTVDVSVHREEDTVRLDVADNGHGFSDDERRARTAEGHVGLTLLDEVVTQADGVLAVHSTPGAGTTVSVRMPLR from the coding sequence ATGTGGCCGAGACGAGCCCGCACGCTCGGCCGCCGCGAGACGGCCCGGCCGTTTCCGGTGCGCGCGGCGGTGTCGTGGTTCGTGGTGGGCAGCCTGGTGGCCATTGCGGTGATCATGGTCGGGGGGTTCTTCGTGCTGCGGGGTGTGGCGATCGACGAAGCCACCCAGGACACCCGGGAACGGGTGCGGTCCGAGGGCCGACTGGTGGAGGCGGCGGGCCTGCGGGACGGCATCCGCAACGGGGACCCACAAGCACTGCGGCAGCTCGACAGCGTGATCCGAAGCCAGGTGCTGGGCGACTCGATCGTGCGGGTGAAGCTGTGGGCGCAGGACGGCACCATCCTTTATTCCGACGAACCGGCCCTGATCGGTCAACGGTTCACGCTGGGATCCGAGGAGCGCGAACTGTTCGACACCGGTCAGGTCGACGCCGAACTCAGCGATCTGACGCAGCCCGAGAACGCCTACGAGCGCCGGGAGGACCGGTTGTTGGAAGCCCACACCATCGTGCACACCCCCGACGGCACTCCCCTGCTGTTCGAGATCTACCAACGGTTCAGCGCCGTGAGCGCCAGCGGTACCCGGCTGCTGTCGGCATTGGCACCGGTGCTGATCGGCGCCGTGGTGGTGCTGCTGTTGTTTCAGGTGCCGCTGGCCTACTCGATGGCCCGCCGGCTCCAGCGCGGCTACCGGGACCGAGAACAGCTGCTGGCCAACGCTATTGCGGCTTCCACCGGCGAACGCCGTCGCATCGCGGCTGGCCTGCACGACGGGGTGGTGCAAGATCTCGCGGGGGTGGCCTTCGGCTTGGCGCCGCTGGCAGATGCCGCGGCGCGCCGCGGCGACGAGGCCGAGGCCGGCGCGCTGCGCGACGCCGCGGTGACGCTGCGCAACGGGATCCGGGACCTGCGGACCCTCCTGGTCGAGATCCACCCCCCGAATCTGCACGCGACGGGTCTGCATGTGGCACTCAGCGACCTGCTGAGCCCGCTGCAGGCCGACGGCATCACCACCACGCTGACGATCGACGAGGAATTCGGGGACCACCCTGACGACGCACTGCTGTACCGGGTGGCCCGGGAGGCCGTCCACAATGCCCGCCTGCATGCCGCGGCGAGCACCGTCGACGTCTCGGTACACCGGGAAGAGGACACCGTGCGCCTCGATGTCGCCGACAACGGGCATGGTTTCAGCGATGACGAGCGCCGTGCGCGCACCGCCGAGGGACACGTGGGCCTCACCCTGCTCGACGAGGTGGTGACGCAGGCCGACGGCGTGCTCGCCGTGCACTCGACGCCGGGGGCAGGTACCACGGTGTCGGTCAGGATGCCACTGCGATGA
- a CDS encoding response regulator, whose protein sequence is MIRVLLVDDHGVIRDGLGRLIAALDGIDLVGVAADGAQGVAEHARLLPDVVLMDLDMPVLDGIEATRQIAAARPETAVVVLTAFADRPRIVGALAAGACGYLLKDVDSAEVGRAIVEAAHGGSPIDPRAAHTALDTPATPGPLERLSPREREVLTLLVEGLPNKLIARRLTISDKTVKAHLTRIFRVLDVADRTQAALWASRNGL, encoded by the coding sequence ATGATCCGGGTATTGCTGGTCGACGACCACGGCGTGATCCGTGACGGGCTCGGCCGACTGATCGCCGCGCTGGACGGTATCGACCTGGTGGGGGTGGCCGCGGATGGGGCCCAGGGCGTCGCCGAACACGCCCGCCTGCTACCCGACGTTGTGCTGATGGATCTCGACATGCCGGTGCTGGACGGGATCGAGGCCACCCGTCAGATCGCCGCCGCGCGGCCGGAGACCGCGGTGGTGGTGCTCACCGCGTTCGCCGACCGCCCCCGCATCGTCGGCGCTCTTGCGGCGGGGGCATGCGGCTACCTGCTCAAGGACGTCGACTCCGCCGAGGTGGGCCGGGCGATCGTCGAGGCTGCGCACGGCGGATCTCCCATCGATCCCAGGGCCGCACACACCGCTCTCGACACCCCGGCGACCCCTGGGCCGCTGGAGCGTCTCTCACCGCGCGAGCGCGAAGTGCTGACGCTGCTGGTCGAGGGGCTGCCGAACAAGCTGATCGCTCGGCGGTTGACGATCAGCGACAAGACGGTCAAAGCGCACCTGACCCGGATCTTCCGCGTGCTCGACGTCGCCGATCGGACCCAGGCCGCGTTGTGGGCCAGCCGTAACGGCCTGTGA